TTTACAACAATAATCATTCATTCTATTTATCACTCGTTTGTCTTTGTATTTTTGCTTTCGAAGAACATGTATCCTACAATATAGCAGCATATGCTGCAGCTTCGTAGTTATTGCAACTTCAATATCctgtaaacaaaaaaaaaccacacCACTTTTCGCCGGCAGGGTCTGTACACGTTTTAAAAGTTCTGAAAACAGTAATTGGGCAAATGGCGCAGTTGGTAGCGCGCATCCCTTGCAAGGATGAGGTCATCGGTTCGACTCCGGTTTTGTCcataacttttttttttcgaaaAGCCTATGAATATTTTcctaacaaaaaaacacaaatgCATAGTTGGCGACCATTGTCTATTGGATAAGATGCTTGAGTAAGTGCTTCATTTATCTgtctatttttttgttgggAACCTACATTTCTATATTACCTTGTTACTCCATTCATTTAATAGAATAGCATTGTGTCTAAAGTTTTAAAGTTTGTTATAACATATTGGCCTTCGCTGACCTGAATTACATCATTGATGGCGGCAGAttgttcaaaagaagacTCTGATTCGTTGCACACCTTCCGTAAGGATAATTCGTTCTCTGATAATCCCTTATTATTTTCCGGATTTTCAGTTGGAGGATTGAAATAACCAAATTCGTTACATCGGTCAACAAGGACCCCGTTGATACCAGCATTATGTGCTCCTAGTAaatcattcttttcttcatctccTACATGCCATATCAATCCTGACTTCCTGAATGTTTCTAGATCACCGAATTCTTTCTGTAAATCGTATCGTTTAAATAGATCGGCGATTGCGTACTGAAATATCATCGGATCAGGCTTCTTGATCTCAAGGTCATATGATAGGTATATATTGCCGTCAAAGTAATTCTTGAGTCCTATGTTCTCTAATAGCTTAAGGACAATCGGATCGGTATTGCTGATGATTCCCAATATAACATCAGGATATTTCGTTCTCATTTTCTCCAAGAACTCCTTCACATCGGGATACACCGTATACGCCTCGTACCCTTCAAACCTTATTAAAATGTCTCGAACCATCTCCTGAGGAATCTCCAAGGGTTTGAATACTTCTCTAATCAGATTCTCCCACCATTGGTCGGCCGTTATTCCTGATTTCTTGCCGTATAAAGGGTATAGGCTTCGAATCTTGTTGAATACCTCTGGAAACCTTAGAGTAAGCTCCTTTGGATTAGCATCTATACCGTATTTTTTCCCAACAATACAGTATTGTTCCATAACTGGTCTCTTTATCGCATAAAGCGTGTTATACGCATCAAAAGTTATGATTTTGGGTGGTCTCTGTACCAGACCACTACTTCTTAGCAGATTGTTGGGTATTCTGGTTGGTTTCATGAAGAGTTTGGATTGATGTGAAAAGGTACGTGGATTTATGGGTCAACTATTGGCACTTATCAGTCTCCTGGCCTCTGTTGGTGCAGCAGTTctctgtttttctttcgtttaGTTAACCGTATGATGGTTTTAATTAATATAGGGTATTTTGAAGTGAAAAGTGATGAGCTTTTTCCTAACTAAACTTCCTAAATATCAATATCTCGAAGACAGAAAACAAGAGTGAGGTAAAAATTAATGCATAAGGCATGAAGTGAGGATCATCTGATATTCAAAACTCCCCGGGACTAATGTCAGATGGGTGTTTTGTGTGTCTACTCGAGAAAAAGGGCACAACATTCAAAGTGATTGATAATCCTATCTCGGCGGTTAGAGAATTAATAGAAAATTCAATTAAAGCATACTCTAGGACGATTAAAATTAAACTAGATGCATTGAGTGGAGGATATAAGTATATTCAAATTTGTGATGATGGTTTaggaattgaaaaatcaaaaagacaTCAGGTGTTTTTACAAGAAAAGTTAACTACAACGAAAGGACGATCTATTAGACGTAAATCGTTGTTCAAGATTGGTAATACGGCTTTGAAACAAGGATCGATTGAAGTTTGTACAAGGACCTCTTTGGATAAGACAGCGTATCAATGGGATATTGCAAAAAGCTCAATCCAGAATGGTATCAAATTTCGAAATGTGGTGTATCAcagaggaacaaaaataataatacgAAATCTACATGAATCTAAGAAAGCAAATGAAATTCAAGGTTTGAATGTAGATATAATTCAGAAAATAAGAGATATTATGTGTCACTTTTCTTTACTCCACAAGAAAATCTCTTTTAATCTAGATCTTGTTCACTTATTGGAAGACGGCAGTGTCCTCATTCAAAAAAAGCTTCCCCCTCTCTTTCACTATGATGACAGATACCACCATTTTACAAATATCATGAAAGGTTTTGGAAACGGCTCACTCTTCAGATGCATAAATAATTTGGCATGTGGAAAAGACTTTAGTGCAAGCGTGATTTTTCCTGATATTCTGACGCAGGAACCCTTAGTTACCAAAGGGTCTCACAGATATCCTTGTATAAACAATACGATACAAGCAGCAGAGTCAAA
This genomic interval from Kluyveromyces marxianus DMKU3-1042 DNA, complete genome, chromosome 4 contains the following:
- the DPI35 gene encoding Dpi35p; amino-acid sequence: MKPTRIPNNLLRSSGLVQRPPKIITFDAYNTLYAIKRPVMEQYCIVGKKYGIDANPKELTLRFPEVFNKIRSLYPLYGKKSGITADQWWENLIREVFKPLEIPQEMVRDILIRFEGYEAYTVYPDVKEFLEKMRTKYPDVILGIISNTDPIVLKLLENIGLKNYFDGNIYLSYDLEIKKPDPMIFQYAIADLFKRYDLQKEFGDLETFRKSGLIWHVGDEEKNDLLGAHNAGINGVLVDRCNEFGYFNPPTENPENNKGLSENELSLRKVCNESESSFEQSAAINDVIQVSEGQYVITNFKTLDTMLFY